In Oryza sativa Japonica Group chromosome 3, ASM3414082v1, one DNA window encodes the following:
- the LOC4333748 gene encoding gamma-glutamyl peptidase 3: MGMGPLENAVVDAAAEAVAAKAAVGGVGVGGSYAVLQCGEDSEYVRKAYGGYFEVFRALLAEDGERWRVYRAVRGELPGEEEAAGIDGFVISGSCSDAHADDPWIVALVDLIRRQNAAGKRILGVCFGHQVLCRALGGKTGRSKKGWDIGVNCIHPTAAMARLFSPIKLPVHMPIIEFHQDEVWELPPQAEVLARSDMTGVEMFRLGDRAMGVQGHPEYSKDILMSIADRLLRNDLILDHQVDKAKASFDLRQPDKDLWKKVCRGFLKGRLQSSQQPQQQQHQKQQKAAQLVL; encoded by the exons ATGGGGATGGGGCCACTAGAGAACGCCgtggtggacgcggcggcggaggccgtggcggcgaaggccgcggtcggcggcgtgggcgtgggGGGTTCGTACGCGGTGCTGCAGTGCGGGGAGGACTCGGAGTACGTGAGGAAGGCGTACGGGGGCTACTTCGAGGTGTTCAGGGCGCTGCtggcggaggacggcgagcggtggcgggtGTACCGCGCCGTGCGCGGGGAGCTccccggggaggaggaggccgcggggATCGACGGGTTCGTCATCTCCGGGAGCTGCAGCGACGCCCACGCCGACGACCCGTGGATCGTCGCCCTCGTCGACCTCATCCGCCGCCAGAACGCCGCCGGCAAGCGCATCCTCGGCGTCTGCTTCGGCCACCAG GTCCTGTGCCGAGCGCTGGGCGGCAAGACGGGCCGATCGAAGAAGGGCTGGGACATCGGCGTGAACTGCATCCACCCCAccgcggccatggcgaggctCTTTTCGCCGATCAAGCTCCCCGTCCACATGCCCATCATCGAGTTCCACCAAGATGAG GTGTGGGAGCTGCCTCCTCAGGCCGAGGTGCTGGCGCGGTCGGACATGACCGGCGTCGAGATGTTCCGTCTCGGCGACCGCGCCATGGGCGTCCAGGGCCACCCGGAGTACAGCAAGGACATCCTCATGAGCATCGCCGACCGTCTCCTCCGGAACGATCTCATCCTG gatcaccAGGTGGATAAGGCGAAGGCGAGCTTCGACTTGCGGCAACCAGACAAGGATCTGTGGAAGAAGGTGTGCAGGGGTTTTCTGAAGGGGAGGCTTCAGTCAtcgcagcagccgcagcagcagcaacatcagAAGCAGCAGAAGGCGGCGCAgctggtgctatag
- the LOC4333749 gene encoding uncharacterized protein: MARRSSARSRPAPRAAPVRNPPQPARQAPPPAPAQNGGGSILGGIGSTIAQGMAFGTGSAMAHRAVDAVMGPRTIQHETVVSEAAASATPMANATPSDSCSIHSKAFQDCINNYGSDISKCQFYLDMLNECRRGGASA; the protein is encoded by the exons atGGCTCGCCGCAGCTCAG CAAGGTCTCGCCCTGCACCACGTGCTGCTCCCGTGAGGAACCCTCCGCAGCCAG CAAGGCaggctcctcctccagctcctgCCCAGAACGGAGGTGGCTCTATCCTGGGAGGAATTGGTTCCACTATTGCTCAAG GCATGGCTTTTGGTACTGGTAGTGCCATGGCACATAGGGCTGTTGATGCTGTAATGGGTCCCCGTACCATTCAGCATGAGACTGTTGTCTCCGAGGCTGCTGCCTCTGCCACCCCAATGGCCAACGCCACTCCATCTGACTCATGCAGCATCCATTCCAAGGCCTTCCAAGAC TGCATCAACAACTATGGAAGTGACATCAGCAAGTGCCAATTCTACCTGGATATGCTGAACGAGTGCCGCCGTGGTGGTGCATCTGCTTAG
- the LOC4333750 gene encoding uncharacterized protein: MSISGEVPAGEGSDGEEVFINEEDIIHEIPIDEEDLPDRDDDEDDDGMGDMQEDDSQYAFRAHTDEIFAVACSPTDASLVASGGKDDRGFLWKIGSAEDVLELAGHTDTVCTVAFSSDGNLLASGSFDGRINVWNTATRTLQGTLEGSGSGFEWLKWHPRGHLIIAGSEDCNLWMWNADHNAILNTFAGHSSTVTCGDFTPDGKLICTGSDDASLRIWDPRTAQSRHVVRGHGYHTDGLTCLSVTSDSQTIVSGSKDNSVCVVNINSGQVVGSLDGHTGSIECVGISPSYNWVATGSMDQKLIIWDLGRQSIRCTCNHDEGVTSLAWLGPSRFVASGCIDGMVRIWDSLSGECVRAFAGHGDVVQSLAVSADGNSIVSVSTDGSALIFDISMFK; encoded by the exons ATGAGCATCTCGGGCGAGGTCCCCGCCGGCGAAGGCTCTGATGGAGAGGAGGTGTTCATCAATGAGGAGGACATCATACACGAGATACCCATCGACGAGGAAG ATCTCCCTGACCgggatgatgatgaggatgacgaTGGGATGG GTGATATGCAAGAGGATGATTCCCAATATGCATTTCGTGCTCATACAG ACGAGATATTCGCTGTGGCATGCAGTCCTACAGATGCATCACTTGTGGCTTCTGGAGGGAAAGACGATAGAGGATTCCTGTGGAAGATTGGATCAGCAGAGGATGTTTTGGAGCTGGCCG GGCACACAGATACTGTCTGCACGGTTGCTTTCAGTTCAGATGGGAATCTTTTGGCTTCTGGAAGTTTTGATGGACGCATAAATGTGTGGAATACAGCTACACGAACACTTCAGGGAACCCTTGAGGGTTCTGGATCTGGCTTCGAG TGGCTTAAATGGCATCCACGAGGGCATTTGATAATTGCAGGATCAGAAGATTGTAATTTGTGGATGTGGAATGCTGACCATAATGCCATTCTGAATACCTTTGCTGGCCATAGTAGCACAGTGACATGTGGTGATTTTACTCCAGATG GTAAACTTATCTGTACTGGATCAGATGATGCATCATTGAGAATATGGGACCCAAGAACTGCACAAAGCAGACATGTTGTTCGAG GCCATGGCTATCATACGGATGGATTAACATGCTTATCAGTTACTTCGGATTCCCAAACAATTGTTAGTGGTTCAAAGGATAATTCTGTGTGTGTTGTGAACATAAACTCAGGCCAG GTTGTTGGCTCACTGGACGGCCACACTGGCTCTATTGAGTGTGTCGGCATCTCACCAAG TTACAATTGGGTGGCTACAGGGAGCATGGATCAGAAGCTCATCATCTGGGACCTTGGTCGCCAATCGATCCGATGCACTTGCAACCACGAT GAGGGGGTGACATCCCTGGCATGGCTGGGCCCGTCCAGGTTCGTGGCGTCGGGGTGCATCGACGGCATGGTGCGAATCTGGGACAGCCTCTCCGGGGAGTGCGTGAGGGCCTTCGCCGGCCACGGTGACGTCGTGCAGTCCCTCGCCGTCTCTGCTGATGGCAACTCCATCGTCTCCGTGTCCACGGATGGCTCTGCCCTCATCTTCGACATTTCCATGTTCAAGTGA